From the genome of Segatella hominis, one region includes:
- a CDS encoding phage antirepressor, translated as MTKYHFIARGSLAVELNNAIHVMVFDNPEFGQVRTILNEKGEPLFCSKDVCDALGYCRSNQAVYQHVNEHDAVKHCIASKIRVSYSHRREVIQNRLMIFVNENGLYSLIFGSKKKSAQRFKLWVTSVVLPQIRKTGGYIPVNQGDTEEEMRQKAESVFRNTENILRSTIEEKTKLIAEQDERIRQLNEKVGQQVVKIQKSAEEILSLEGDIDRLMPKAFYADNVLDSISCFTTTQIAKELGMTAQELNRALCSLHVQYYQSGQYLLYAHYAHQGLAKSRTRYGTEDVYGGCGRCAAEAESRVKTQMYLVWTEKGRRFIHDLDRSRLRLLGSYSDKG; from the coding sequence ATGACAAAATATCATTTTATTGCTCGCGGCAGTCTGGCCGTGGAGCTCAACAATGCCATTCATGTGATGGTATTCGATAATCCTGAGTTTGGTCAGGTACGTACGATACTTAATGAAAAGGGAGAACCGCTTTTCTGTAGTAAGGATGTTTGCGATGCGCTTGGGTATTGCAGATCCAATCAGGCTGTATATCAGCACGTTAACGAACATGATGCAGTGAAACACTGTATCGCCTCCAAGATCCGGGTGAGCTATAGCCACCGCAGAGAAGTGATTCAGAACCGACTGATGATCTTCGTGAATGAGAATGGACTCTACTCCCTCATCTTCGGTTCTAAGAAGAAGAGTGCCCAGCGATTCAAACTCTGGGTTACCTCCGTGGTGCTGCCCCAGATACGCAAGACGGGCGGTTATATCCCGGTGAACCAGGGTGACACCGAGGAGGAGATGCGCCAAAAGGCGGAAAGCGTCTTCAGAAACACCGAAAATATCCTGAGGAGCACCATCGAGGAGAAGACGAAACTCATCGCCGAACAGGATGAGCGCATCAGGCAGCTCAACGAGAAGGTGGGGCAGCAGGTGGTGAAAATCCAGAAGAGTGCCGAGGAGATTCTCTCGCTCGAAGGGGATATCGACCGACTGATGCCGAAGGCTTTCTATGCCGACAATGTGCTCGACTCCATCTCCTGTTTCACCACCACTCAGATAGCCAAGGAACTCGGGATGACTGCCCAGGAACTGAACCGTGCGCTCTGTTCCCTCCATGTGCAGTACTACCAGAGCGGTCAGTATCTGCTCTATGCCCACTATGCCCATCAGGGTCTTGCCAAAAGCCGTACGAGATATGGCACGGAGGATGTTTATGGGGGCTGCGGCAGGTGTGCTGCTGAAGCGGAATCTCGCGTGAAAACCCAGATGTATCTCGTCTGGACAGAGAAGGGTCGCCGCTTTATCCACGACCTGGACCGAAGTCGCCTCCGCCTCTTGGGTTCCTATTCCGATAAGGGTTAA
- a CDS encoding peptide chain release factor 3, producing the protein MKEIERRRTFAIISHPDAGKTTLTEKFLLFGGQIQVAGAVKNNKIRKSATSDWMDIEKQRGISVSTSVMEFDYLPDGQSGEPYKVNILDTPGHQDFCEDTYRTLTAVDSAIIVVDSAKGVEAQTRKLMEVCRMRNTPVIIFINKMDREGRDPFDVLDELEEELKISVRPLSWPIGQGARFKGVYNIYEHQLNLFTPNKQRVTEKVEVDVQSEELDQRVGEREAAQLREELELVDGVYPEFDVETYRSAEVAPVFFGSALNNFGVQELLDCFVQIAPSPRPTKAEERMVEPEEPKFTGFIFKITANIDPNHRSCIAFCKICSGKFVRNQPYYHVRLDKTVRFSSPTQFMAQRKSTIDEAYPGDIVGLPDNGIFKIGDTLTEGEKIHFRGLPSFSPLLFKYIENDDPMKSKQFQKGLEQLMNEGVAQLFVNQFNGRRIVGTVGQLQFEVIQYRLENEYNAKCRWEPVHLHKACWIEADDEKELESFKKRKYQYMAKDIEGRDVFLADSGYVLSMAQQDFEHIKFHFTSEF; encoded by the coding sequence ATGAAAGAAATAGAAAGAAGAAGAACGTTTGCCATTATCTCTCACCCGGATGCTGGTAAGACAACATTGACCGAGAAATTCTTGCTTTTCGGTGGACAGATACAGGTGGCTGGTGCCGTAAAGAACAATAAGATACGCAAGTCTGCCACTTCCGACTGGATGGACATCGAGAAGCAGCGTGGTATCTCTGTATCTACTTCTGTGATGGAGTTTGATTATCTCCCAGACGGACAGTCTGGCGAACCATATAAGGTGAACATCCTCGATACTCCGGGTCACCAGGACTTCTGCGAGGATACCTACCGCACACTTACTGCCGTGGATTCTGCCATCATCGTGGTGGATTCTGCCAAGGGTGTGGAGGCGCAGACCCGCAAGCTGATGGAGGTGTGCCGTATGCGCAATACGCCGGTTATCATCTTCATCAACAAGATGGACCGCGAGGGTCGTGATCCGTTCGACGTGCTCGATGAGCTGGAGGAGGAACTCAAGATTTCCGTTCGTCCGCTCTCATGGCCTATCGGACAGGGCGCCCGATTCAAGGGTGTGTATAATATCTACGAGCATCAGCTCAACCTCTTTACGCCTAACAAGCAGCGCGTAACCGAAAAGGTGGAGGTGGATGTGCAGTCTGAGGAGCTCGACCAGCGAGTAGGCGAGCGCGAGGCTGCCCAGTTGCGCGAGGAACTGGAACTGGTGGATGGCGTATATCCTGAGTTTGACGTCGAGACCTACCGCTCTGCCGAGGTGGCTCCTGTGTTCTTCGGTTCTGCATTGAACAACTTCGGTGTGCAGGAACTCTTGGACTGCTTCGTTCAGATAGCTCCATCGCCAAGACCTACCAAGGCAGAGGAGCGCATGGTGGAGCCTGAGGAGCCTAAGTTTACGGGTTTCATCTTCAAGATTACTGCTAATATCGACCCTAACCACCGTTCCTGCATCGCATTCTGCAAGATCTGTTCGGGCAAGTTTGTGCGCAATCAGCCTTACTATCATGTGCGCCTCGACAAGACCGTGCGTTTCTCTTCGCCAACCCAGTTTATGGCGCAGCGCAAGAGTACCATCGACGAGGCTTATCCGGGCGATATCGTAGGTTTGCCAGACAATGGCATCTTCAAGATCGGTGATACGCTGACCGAGGGTGAGAAGATTCACTTCCGCGGTTTGCCATCCTTCTCTCCACTGCTCTTCAAGTATATCGAGAATGATGATCCGATGAAGAGCAAGCAGTTCCAGAAGGGATTGGAGCAGCTGATGAACGAGGGTGTGGCACAGTTGTTTGTCAACCAGTTTAATGGTCGCCGCATTGTGGGAACCGTGGGTCAGCTTCAGTTTGAGGTGATCCAGTACCGTCTGGAGAACGAGTATAATGCCAAGTGCCGTTGGGAGCCAGTTCACTTGCATAAGGCATGCTGGATAGAGGCCGACGACGAGAAGGAATTGGAGAGCTTCAAGAAGCGCAAGTACCAGTATATGGCGAAGGATATCGAGGGCAGGGATGTGTTCCTGGCCGATTCTGGCTATGTATTGAGCATGGCGCAGCAGGATTTCGAGCATATCAAGTTCCACTTTACTTCGGAATTCTAA
- a CDS encoding DUF5675 family protein has protein sequence MELILKRIAKKKEYTIGRLYILGDEDMEVGVNNRGKSVRTLKNPDQLNRQTYFCDTLEPTWRNLLGVKLPPQLVNESLGRQSSKKARKVVGVTAIPEGSYPVVITKSPRFRRWLPLLVGVPGFTGIRIHSGNMAADTRGCILVGENTIVGRLTSSRATLTKLITTIMAASDQGEAVWITIV, from the coding sequence ATGGAATTAATATTGAAAAGAATTGCTAAGAAAAAAGAATATACCATCGGACGACTGTATATTCTGGGCGATGAGGATATGGAAGTGGGTGTCAACAACCGCGGAAAGTCGGTGAGGACCCTGAAGAATCCCGACCAGCTCAATCGCCAGACCTATTTCTGTGATACATTGGAACCTACCTGGCGCAATCTCTTGGGCGTGAAGTTGCCGCCGCAGCTGGTGAACGAGTCGTTGGGACGCCAGTCGAGCAAGAAGGCTCGCAAGGTAGTGGGGGTGACGGCCATTCCCGAGGGCAGTTATCCAGTGGTCATAACGAAATCGCCCCGCTTCCGTCGCTGGCTTCCGCTGCTGGTAGGCGTGCCGGGTTTCACTGGCATACGCATACATAGCGGCAACATGGCGGCAGATACGCGGGGCTGCATTCTTGTGGGTGAGAACACGATAGTGGGCAGGTTGACCTCCTCTCGTGCCACGCTGACGAAGCTCATCACCACCATCATGGCGGCGAGCGATCAGGGCGAGGCGGTCTGGATCACCATCGTTTGA
- a CDS encoding LysE family translocator, translated as MNLVFPIQINILDFIFKGIIIGVIASAPMGPVGILCIQRTLNKGRWFGFVTGVGAAFSDIVYALFTGLGMSFVMDIVNNAQNKFYLQIFGGLLLLVFGVYCFKSNPTKNMHQSSKRQGTLWHNAITAFFVTLSNPLIVFLFMATFAQFAFVVPDMPLEMGVGYLSIMFGALLWWFGLTWLIDKIRGKFDTNGILIINKVIGSIVIIFSLIALVGTVFNLYHLPEF; from the coding sequence ATGAATTTAGTGTTTCCGATTCAGATAAATATACTTGATTTTATATTCAAGGGAATTATCATAGGTGTGATCGCCTCAGCCCCGATGGGACCTGTTGGCATCTTGTGTATCCAGCGCACTTTGAACAAGGGCCGCTGGTTTGGTTTTGTAACGGGTGTCGGTGCCGCTTTCAGCGATATCGTGTATGCCCTCTTCACGGGTTTGGGAATGAGTTTTGTGATGGACATTGTCAATAATGCCCAAAACAAGTTCTATCTGCAGATTTTCGGAGGCCTTCTGCTCCTGGTGTTCGGCGTATATTGCTTCAAGAGCAATCCTACGAAGAACATGCATCAGAGCAGCAAGAGGCAGGGCACGCTCTGGCACAATGCCATCACCGCCTTCTTCGTCACGCTCTCCAATCCGCTCATCGTGTTCCTCTTCATGGCCACCTTTGCCCAGTTTGCCTTCGTAGTGCCGGATATGCCGCTGGAGATGGGCGTGGGCTATCTGAGCATCATGTTCGGAGCGCTGCTGTGGTGGTTCGGTCTCACATGGCTCATCGACAAGATCAGGGGCAAGTTTGATACCAACGGCATCCTTATTATTAATAAGGTAATAGGAAGTATCGTGATCATCTTCTCGCTCATCGCACTCGTCGGAACCGTGTTCAATCTCTATCATCTCCCGGAATTCTAA
- a CDS encoding smalltalk protein, whose amino-acid sequence MKKETWKTILQIAISVLTALATTLGITSCSL is encoded by the coding sequence ATGAAGAAAGAAACTTGGAAAACAATTCTGCAAATCGCGATCAGCGTACTCACTGCATTGGCTACCACTTTGGGTATTACTTCGTGCAGTCTGTAA
- a CDS encoding ROK family protein: protein MTENALKPYVIGLDLGGTNSVFGIVDARGEIKATTAIKTGGYDDVNDYVKAAVEALQPIIDTVGGIDKIKAMGIGAPNGNYYSGTIEFAPNLAWAHDGVVPLAKLFSDALGGLPVALTNDANAAALGEMTYGVARGMKNFIDVTLGTGVGSGIVIDGKMVYGCDGFAGELGHVVMVRGEEGRLCGCGRKGCLEAYCSATGVARTAREFLEKSDEPSLLRDMKPEDITSYDVSVAAGKGDALAKRVYDFTGKMLGEACADFAAFSSPEAFVFFGGLTKAGDLLMKPLKESYDKSVLKIFRGKAKFLISTLDGSSAAVLGASAVGWDL from the coding sequence ATGACAGAGAATGCACTTAAGCCATATGTAATCGGTTTGGATCTGGGAGGTACCAATTCCGTATTCGGCATCGTAGATGCACGTGGCGAAATAAAAGCTACTACTGCTATCAAGACAGGTGGTTATGATGATGTAAATGATTATGTAAAAGCTGCCGTGGAGGCTCTCCAGCCTATCATCGATACCGTGGGTGGTATCGACAAGATCAAGGCGATGGGTATCGGTGCTCCTAACGGCAATTACTATAGCGGAACTATCGAGTTCGCTCCTAATCTGGCTTGGGCTCACGATGGTGTAGTGCCTTTGGCTAAGCTCTTCAGCGATGCGCTGGGTGGTCTGCCTGTGGCTCTTACCAATGATGCCAACGCTGCTGCATTGGGCGAGATGACCTACGGTGTGGCTCGTGGTATGAAGAATTTCATCGACGTGACACTCGGTACGGGTGTTGGTTCCGGCATTGTGATTGATGGTAAGATGGTCTATGGCTGCGATGGTTTCGCAGGCGAGTTGGGCCATGTCGTCATGGTTCGCGGCGAGGAAGGTCGTCTCTGCGGTTGCGGCCGTAAGGGATGCTTGGAGGCTTACTGCTCTGCTACTGGTGTGGCTCGCACAGCCCGTGAGTTCCTCGAGAAGAGTGATGAGCCATCTTTACTTCGCGATATGAAGCCAGAAGACATTACTTCTTATGATGTCAGCGTAGCTGCTGGTAAGGGAGATGCTTTGGCTAAGCGAGTATATGATTTCACTGGTAAGATGCTGGGTGAGGCTTGCGCTGATTTCGCTGCATTCAGTTCTCCTGAGGCATTCGTATTCTTCGGTGGTCTTACCAAGGCTGGTGACCTCCTGATGAAGCCTCTCAAGGAATCTTACGACAAGAGCGTATTGAAGATTTTCAGGGGCAAGGCTAAGTTCTTGATTTCTACTCTCGATGGCAGCTCTGCTGCGGTACTCGGTGCCAGTGCAGTGGGCTGGGATTTGTAA
- a CDS encoding HU family DNA-binding protein → MAKRGTLKYRKITRTPQSGENANKKMWYATTVTDREVSFEDFVTHVSEHNSPYSRGTVHGVLMDTLDCLQELILDGKSVRFADLGLFSIGMTSKGVESKDKVSAASVEGVHLILRNTKSWSNTELRKKCRIEEYNAYENTEDTGNTNGDDPNQGGDPNQGGSTQGGGSNTGTEGSGSQGGSQGSGSNPSGGNTEGSGSDDGSYDLK, encoded by the coding sequence ATGGCAAAACGAGGAACATTGAAGTATCGTAAAATTACTCGCACTCCACAGAGTGGAGAAAATGCAAACAAGAAAATGTGGTACGCCACCACCGTAACCGACCGAGAAGTGAGCTTTGAGGATTTCGTGACCCACGTATCCGAGCACAACTCTCCTTACTCCCGAGGCACTGTCCACGGAGTTTTGATGGACACACTCGACTGCCTGCAGGAACTCATCCTCGACGGCAAGAGCGTACGTTTCGCCGACCTCGGTCTCTTCTCCATCGGCATGACTTCCAAGGGTGTGGAGTCTAAGGACAAGGTTTCTGCTGCCAGTGTAGAGGGCGTTCACCTCATCCTGCGCAATACCAAGTCCTGGAGCAACACAGAACTTCGCAAGAAGTGTCGTATCGAGGAGTACAACGCCTACGAAAACACCGAAGATACCGGTAATACTAATGGCGATGACCCAAATCAGGGCGGAGACCCAAATCAGGGCGGCTCAACGCAAGGCGGAGGTTCTAACACAGGAACCGAGGGAAGCGGTTCTCAGGGCGGTTCTCAGGGAAGCGGAAGCAACCCATCCGGTGGCAACACTGAGGGAAGCGGAAGTGACGACGGATCCTATGATTTGAAGTAA
- a CDS encoding energy transducer TonB → MKELVGIILLTVLVVFGSCNSNTNVSLVGTSPQLFDVCQVSTGNPDYRNKELFINELKRKCKYPIEFQKNNLEAYVAVEYKTDQRGYIVKKRVVICDNKKFKKITLEIFNQVKTLKIATTEKIDTIYFQYKIQGSPTLIHSKVDVKIIGYGSSNKSVLMK, encoded by the coding sequence ATGAAGGAATTAGTGGGTATTATATTATTGACAGTTTTGGTAGTATTTGGTTCATGCAACTCCAATACTAATGTGTCTCTTGTGGGAACATCTCCGCAACTATTTGATGTATGCCAAGTAAGCACAGGTAATCCTGACTATAGAAATAAAGAGTTGTTTATAAACGAATTGAAAAGAAAATGTAAATATCCTATTGAGTTTCAAAAAAATAATTTGGAGGCATACGTTGCTGTTGAATACAAGACAGACCAACGAGGATATATTGTAAAAAAAAGAGTGGTTATTTGCGACAATAAAAAATTCAAAAAGATAACATTGGAAATATTCAATCAAGTTAAAACTCTCAAAATAGCCACAACAGAGAAAATAGATACAATCTACTTCCAATACAAGATACAAGGTTCACCAACTTTAATCCATTCAAAAGTAGATGTCAAGATTATCGGCTATGGCAGCAGTAATAAATCAGTTTTAATGAAGTAA
- a CDS encoding DUF86 domain-containing protein — translation MQFDKYVALDILNRVHISIEHIEERSQPYHCGDDFLMSSTGVAILDSICMQFIAIGESLKGLDKVTRGELLTTHPEIDWKNVKGLRDIIAHHYFEIDADQIWWIIENELQPLKKAIQEMIESLKRILDE, via the coding sequence ATGCAATTCGATAAGTATGTAGCATTGGATATACTTAATAGAGTGCATATTTCTATTGAGCATATAGAAGAGCGTTCACAACCTTATCATTGTGGCGATGATTTTCTGATGTCTTCTACTGGTGTAGCAATTCTTGATTCCATATGTATGCAATTTATTGCTATAGGAGAAAGTTTAAAGGGACTTGATAAGGTTACTAGAGGAGAACTCCTTACAACTCATCCTGAAATTGATTGGAAAAATGTGAAAGGGTTACGTGATATCATAGCTCATCATTATTTTGAGATTGATGCCGATCAGATTTGGTGGATTATAGAAAATGAGTTGCAACCTTTGAAAAAGGCAATTCAGGAAATGATAGAATCTTTAAAACGGATACTTGATGAGTAA
- a CDS encoding nucleotidyltransferase family protein: MRTVQDYIAIIRQNSSKITRDFGIKTLRIFGSVSRNEQTEQSDLDICVETETPNPFLLADLKEFLEGLFKCSVDVVRIHKNMNPFFKSRIERDGIYAIR, translated from the coding sequence ATGAGAACAGTTCAAGATTATATAGCAATAATAAGGCAAAATAGTTCCAAGATTACTAGAGATTTTGGAATCAAGACCTTGCGCATTTTTGGTTCCGTATCACGAAATGAGCAAACAGAGCAAAGCGATTTGGATATTTGTGTAGAAACAGAAACTCCTAATCCATTTTTATTGGCCGACTTGAAAGAGTTTTTAGAGGGCTTGTTCAAGTGCTCAGTTGATGTAGTGCGTATTCACAAAAACATGAATCCTTTCTTTAAATCAAGAATTGAACGGGATGGAATCTATGCAATTCGATAA
- a CDS encoding sodium-translocating pyrophosphatase, translated as MNNIPTVFWLIPIASIVALGMAWFFFCSMMKEDEGTERMKEIAMHVRKGAMAYLKQQYKVVTIVFAVLAIIFAFMAYVLKVQNPWVPFAFLTGGLFSGLAGFFGMKTATYASARTANGARTGLDKGLRIAFRSGAVMGLVVVGLGLLDIAIWFIVLNAVYQGESTALVTITTTMLTFGMGASTQALFARVGGGIYTKAADVGADLVGKVEANIPEDDPRNPATIADNVGDNVGDVAGMGADLYESYCGSILSTAALGATAFAMNGDMQLRAVIAPMIIAAIGIFLSLIGIYLVRTKDGASMKDLLHSLGLGTNVSALLIAVATFVILYLLGIENWLGLSFSVISGLVAGVIIGQATEYYTSQSYKPTQKIAEASQTGPATVIIKGIGTGMISTMIPVVTISVAIMLSYLCANGFDMSLSAKSISTGLYGIGIAAVGMLSTLGITLATDAYGPIADNAGGNAEMSGLGKEVRERTDALDALGNTTAATGKGFAIGSAALTALALLASYIEEIKIAMIRAVENGKQYVDAAGNVFDPMNASTIDFINFFQVNLINPKVLVGAFLGAMAAFLFCGLTMGAVGRAAESMVQEVRRQFREIKGILEGKATPDYGRCVEISTRSAQREMIIPSLLAIVIPIVVGLVLGVAGVLGLLTGGLAAGFTLAVFMSNSGGAWDNAKKMIEEGSFGGKGSEHHKATIVGDTVGDPFKDTSGPSLNILIKLMSMVSIVMAGLTIAFL; from the coding sequence ATGAACAACATTCCGACCGTATTTTGGCTCATCCCGATAGCCAGTATCGTAGCATTGGGCATGGCCTGGTTCTTCTTCTGCAGCATGATGAAAGAGGATGAGGGAACCGAGAGAATGAAAGAGATTGCGATGCATGTGAGAAAAGGTGCTATGGCTTATCTCAAGCAGCAGTACAAGGTGGTAACCATCGTCTTTGCGGTGCTCGCCATCATCTTCGCCTTCATGGCCTATGTGCTCAAGGTGCAGAATCCATGGGTGCCTTTCGCTTTCCTTACAGGCGGTCTCTTCTCCGGACTGGCTGGCTTCTTCGGTATGAAAACGGCTACTTATGCTTCTGCACGTACTGCCAATGGAGCGCGTACGGGACTGGACAAGGGACTGAGGATAGCCTTCCGCAGCGGTGCCGTCATGGGACTCGTCGTGGTGGGGCTCGGATTGCTCGATATCGCCATCTGGTTTATTGTTCTTAATGCCGTATATCAGGGCGAATCCACAGCCCTCGTCACCATCACCACTACCATGCTTACCTTTGGTATGGGTGCTTCCACGCAGGCGCTCTTTGCCCGTGTGGGCGGCGGTATCTATACCAAGGCTGCCGATGTGGGTGCCGACCTTGTGGGCAAGGTGGAGGCGAATATTCCGGAGGACGATCCGCGCAACCCTGCTACCATCGCAGACAATGTGGGCGATAATGTGGGCGATGTGGCTGGTATGGGAGCCGACCTCTACGAGAGTTATTGCGGCTCTATTCTCTCTACGGCAGCCTTGGGTGCTACGGCATTTGCCATGAACGGCGATATGCAGTTGCGTGCCGTCATCGCCCCTATGATCATCGCTGCCATCGGTATCTTCCTTTCCCTCATCGGTATCTATCTGGTACGTACGAAGGATGGTGCTTCTATGAAGGATTTACTACATTCGCTTGGATTGGGAACCAATGTGAGTGCCCTGCTCATTGCCGTGGCCACCTTTGTGATTCTCTATCTCTTGGGCATCGAAAACTGGCTCGGACTTTCCTTCTCTGTGATCAGCGGACTGGTGGCTGGTGTCATCATCGGTCAGGCTACTGAGTATTATACCTCTCAGAGTTACAAGCCTACGCAGAAGATAGCCGAGGCTTCGCAGACGGGTCCTGCCACCGTGATCATCAAGGGTATCGGTACGGGCATGATTTCCACGATGATACCTGTGGTCACCATTTCTGTGGCCATCATGCTGAGTTATCTCTGCGCCAACGGATTTGATATGTCGCTCTCAGCCAAGTCTATCAGCACCGGTCTCTATGGTATCGGTATAGCAGCTGTGGGCATGCTATCTACGTTGGGCATCACCCTTGCCACCGATGCTTATGGTCCTATCGCCGACAATGCGGGCGGTAATGCCGAGATGAGCGGGTTAGGCAAGGAGGTGAGAGAGCGTACGGATGCACTGGATGCCTTGGGCAATACCACTGCTGCTACCGGAAAGGGATTTGCCATCGGTTCTGCAGCTCTCACGGCTTTAGCGCTGTTGGCTTCTTATATAGAGGAAATCAAGATAGCCATGATCCGGGCGGTGGAGAATGGAAAGCAGTATGTGGATGCGGCTGGAAATGTCTTCGACCCTATGAATGCCTCTACCATCGACTTTATCAATTTCTTCCAGGTAAACCTGATCAATCCGAAGGTGCTCGTGGGAGCCTTCCTGGGTGCGATGGCAGCCTTCCTGTTCTGTGGACTCACGATGGGTGCCGTGGGCAGGGCTGCGGAATCGATGGTGCAGGAGGTGCGCCGCCAGTTCCGTGAAATCAAGGGAATCCTGGAGGGCAAGGCTACTCCCGACTATGGCAGGTGTGTGGAAATCAGTACGCGCAGTGCCCAGCGGGAGATGATTATTCCTTCGCTGCTGGCCATCGTGATACCCATCGTGGTGGGGCTGGTATTAGGTGTAGCGGGCGTATTAGGTCTGCTCACTGGCGGATTGGCAGCCGGATTTACGCTGGCTGTGTTCATGTCTAATTCGGGTGGTGCCTGGGATAATGCGAAGAAGATGATCGAGGAGGGCAGTTTCGGCGGCAAGGGTAGCGAGCATCACAAGGCTACCATCGTGGGCGATACTGTGGGCGATCCGTTCAAGGATACTTCCGGTCCTTCGCTGAATATCCTCATCAAGCTCATGTCGATGGTGAGCATCGTAATGGCGGGACTTACTATCGCCTTCCTGTAG
- a CDS encoding DUF4924 family protein — MFVAQELKKKSIAEYLLYMWQVEDIIRACGCSLPVIKKHYIENFDFTPEQKEEEIDWFGNLIRMMNEEGKRESGHLNINKVLLQDVIDLHGMLLQSTKFPIYNGEYYKVLPFIVELRNRGDKDVNEIETCLDALYGVMLLRLQKKPITPETERAIKEITTFVGLLSDYYIKDRTEGLKFDDDM, encoded by the coding sequence ATGTTTGTAGCTCAGGAATTAAAGAAGAAAAGTATAGCAGAATACCTTCTGTACATGTGGCAGGTGGAGGATATCATCCGTGCCTGCGGCTGTTCGCTCCCGGTTATCAAGAAGCACTATATCGAAAATTTTGATTTCACTCCGGAACAGAAGGAGGAGGAAATCGACTGGTTTGGCAATCTCATCCGCATGATGAATGAGGAGGGAAAGCGCGAATCGGGACATCTCAATATCAACAAGGTGCTGCTCCAGGATGTGATCGACCTGCACGGCATGCTGCTGCAGAGCACCAAGTTCCCTATCTATAATGGCGAATATTACAAGGTGCTGCCATTCATCGTGGAACTGCGCAACAGGGGCGACAAGGACGTCAACGAGATAGAAACCTGTCTGGATGCCCTCTACGGAGTGATGCTGCTCCGACTGCAGAAGAAGCCGATTACCCCGGAAACAGAGCGTGCCATCAAGGAGATAACCACCTTCGTGGGACTGCTCAGCGACTACTATATCAAGGATCGCACCGAGGGATTGAAATTTGACGACGACATGTAG